Proteins from one Penaeus vannamei isolate JL-2024 unplaced genomic scaffold, ASM4276789v1 unanchor914, whole genome shotgun sequence genomic window:
- the LOC113821548 gene encoding vitelline membrane protein Vm26Ab: MRRRGGASGSLPRGKRKALGIQHQLGRRVYKNRTSPAAIAVAFTSIMKALVLLVLAGVVAGKTGLLYTYQFPTLRTAGIQYSAPAVQHVIPATQYTVTGYSAPVAQVSAPVASVPAPVVQYSVPVAQYTQAAATQYTIPAAAQYTIPAATQYVAQVVPAPAATVYHSVSSPIVVETDDDDDAFDDDDDDNVGGVVFYSAGDHDDDRFEVDDDDRK; the protein is encoded by the exons ATGCGGAGGCGGGGAGGGGCGAGCGGGTCTCTACCCCGAGGCAAGAGGAAGGCATTGGGCATCCAACACCAGCTGGGAAGGAGGGTATATAAGAACCGGACTTCACCTGCAGCAATCGCAGTCGCGTTTACGTCTATCATGAAGGCTCTG GTTCTGCTCGTGTTGGCCGGCGTGGTCGCTGGCAAGACCGGCCTGCTGTACACATACCAGTTCCCTACCCTGAGGACTGCTGGTATCCAGTACTCCGCTCCGGCCGTCCAGCATGTCATCCCGGCCACACAGTACACCGTAACTGGCTATTCCGCCCCAGTAGCCCAGGTGTCCGCCCCAGTAGCCTCCGTGCCCGCTCCAGTAGTCCAGTATTCCGTCCCCGTAGCCCAGTACACACAGGCTGCCGCCACCCAGTACACCATCCCAGCTGCTGCTCAGTACACGATCCCAGCAGCCACCCAGTACGTCGCTCAGGTGGTACCCGCACCAGCTGCCACAGTGTACCACTCTGTGTCGTCCCCCATCGTCGTTGAGactgacgacgatgatgacgcctttgacgatgacgacgatgacaacgTTGGTGGAGTCGTCTTCTATAGCGCAGGGGACCACGACGACGATCGCTTCGAGGTTGATGACGATGACCGCAAGTAA